The following nucleotide sequence is from Mangifera indica cultivar Alphonso chromosome 1, CATAS_Mindica_2.1, whole genome shotgun sequence.
GAAGTGAAGAGAAAAACTTAtcaatgaaaaaagaataattgtTAATGAAAGAGAGTTCTAATGAAGAATCAGTTACGAAACctaaattaaattgttaaactagaacttcaacttaattttagttcgtttaaaccaaatataaatttaaattcaaattaactcaactcaaatctgtcttatttttatatattaaagataagaTGATAAAATACTTATTctcctataattaaattatacgtacataatttagatacatagatgatatattatcatatgattaaataattttaaattaaagataaaataacactcaatcacaaaatgacacattatttgtatacttaaattatgtatcaaaaatatgtatacacagtATTTCTCATTCTCCAAATCACACAACCCCACGTCCTTGAAAGCCATGAACTTTGATCTGGTTCTTGTCCGCAAGCATTTCTTTGACAAGGAAGTTGATGACATTGGCGCGCTGATCGCCCTGGAGTTGAATCACCTTGCCTAGATTTTTGTCCTGGACAACATTTCCATTACAACATAACTCTTTCTTGAGGTCTTTGAGGATCTTGGAGTAGCCGAAATTCTCATTCAATCCTTCAATTGTGGTTATACTTTTCCTTCTATTCCTCTTCTGAATCCGGAGATGAACATACCCACCTTTGGAATTAGCAAAACGCTTGGTCTCAGCCAATGGATCCAAGGATGACGGAATCTGGCCCTCCATGTCAACCATGAACTTTGCTTGCAAGAACTTAAAAACTCTTTTATTGCTGAAATATTAGAACAATAATATATcgatatatttttagtatacaaaatagatacacaGATGATGCGTCATTatattaggtattattttaactttaattcaaaaaataatattatatacataatttttgtgtacaactatgattgaataattgaaaattaaaattaaaataatattcaattacattataatacgtcattatttatgtacaaaaagcatactcatagttttattataactCAAAATGCCAAaaaacaatttcccacccaaagtttgacaaaatgacaaattttcatcattaacTTTGAATAAGCCATATACCCACTCATCATCTGattttattagtatattatattaatttaaagtaaattacaaatttaccTTTATTGAAAAAACATGTATGCTTTCtttcaataataaatgattttgaatgaggcaaaaataatagaaatataatcatattcatAAGATTGgcaagtaaatataaattatattccTATTTTGAACCATTCTCTCCATTTTCTCTTCATAATTTGAATGACGTTTTCTTCTATCCTATtagtttaaaagtaaaataattaagcTTTTCTTTTGTTCAGGGAAAAAGAGACCCAagaagtgtttttggtttttactgaaatcaaatgaaaaaagtaaagaaattgGGTCTGAAATTACAACTCTCCATATTTGATGCAATGACTCAAAGAGTTATGGATTTTAAGTACAGCTAGTTTCAGTATATTTATTTAgagattttgtaaaaatattgaattaggtcgtcaagttttatattattctttagataatgttaaaaatagttataattcagtatttaatttaattggtcAATTATTGGAGTTTCCATAATTcatgaattttaattcaaatatttctaTATAACAAATAGAATAATgggaataaaatattatttttgtattataataataataatatagtacaagttaaattttttattattacttcaTGAATGGTCTATTTCAACTTTGTATCATATAGAAATGGTCTGTTTTACCCTAAATCCTgatgaaagaatgagaatttgttattttattaaaccttaagtggaaaataaaattttaatttaatttaaaattatttaattacttgataaaatattatctatatacgcATACTATatccttaaatatatatatataaataattttattagaattattaatacACATACAATTTGCCAGGCCCTACGACACAAGAAATTCCAGTAAAAGTCCAAACACAACAAAAGAGAAAGTAACCAAGCTTGCAATGCATGGCTTTGAAAAGGAAAACGAAAGAAAGTAAAGAATTATTTGGCTCTTTTACATGTTCGAGTTCAAATTTTTCACTATGCAAAACCCAAAACTTATAGGGAAATACTTATAGAAAACCTTAAAGGGATTATAACTGTACGTAAAAAAAATTACACGAAGAACTAACAAATTCTATCAAGAAGAGAGAAAACAGTCAAACCCAGAAGAGAAAATACAACTTGAAAGAGAGCTGACCTTTAAAGTCTGAACCTTGAGACTCTGGCTTCTGTTACACGACAGAAAAAAATGAGACccagagagaaaatatataagggAGAGAAGGTCGATTGGGCCTTGTCCTTGGCCGACTCGAGGTAATTAATCTGTAGGCACCACCAATTGGATGGTGGATGTCAGATTTTCGTATTGTGATTAGGTTGAATTTATCTTAATCTTTAAGCATATTGGAAATTTATTATGAAGATGAAGCTGAGGTTGAAGTCGAAGTCCACACGCTAAAGAAGACTTGTGGAGGCCCCGATAGGGGGTGCGTGGCAGGGTATGAGTGGAAAAATCCAGAAAGGAAGTAGACTGAGACCTTCTTCGACAAGGGACCCGTTCTCTTCGAGCAGAAGGTTGTAAGAGGCCTTTCAATTGGGTGCTGAATATAACCTGACTCCTCTTTTGACTTGGGGGGATTCAAGCTCTCAAACAAGGGTAAGTTCGAATTAATTTGGATTCATGTTGATTAGTTTAAAATCGAGCTTAGCTTACTCGGTTATGAATTCACCAGAAAAAGTTATCgtacaagaaaaaaaacttcaatACACTTGGCCTCATTATATGACTCACTTCTTTACAATGAGTCTGAAATCCTTCTCATAATTGCTTTTAGAATAGTTTTAGATTTTATCAAATTCGATCCTAACCAATATCAAATAAAACTTGAGCTTGCCCGACTAATAAATTCTCAATAAGAATTCgaaatagaaataattattcaacTTGATTTAAACCCAACTTAACCCAAAATTACATTGAAactgataatttaaaaaaattagattaaaacctctaattttcatatttagCAATTATACGCGtattaaaactctaactcaACTCAACAATAATCTCAGCCAAACCTGGTTCAAAAAGAGCCCAACAGCAAGGTTTGCAGCCCCACAGTTGATGCATATccattatattttcttcaattgaaGTAGtcaatttttgtgttttcatATCCTCTAGATGCTAAAGAAGCTTCACACGTAGATAGAAAAGATGCAAGAGACTTACAAAAGATTTACAGACTGTTTGCTCAAGCTTGAAATCACCTCAACGTGCACAACGAGAATGGGAGGATGTACTTCTGCACTTTCTTTCTAGATCTTATTTTGAACTTGATATCACTCACTTTTTTACTACTACTGCTTGCTTAGACTTCGAACAACAAACGGGAGAATGCCTCCATGGTCGAAATATGCCAATTCCACCTGCGcaaatgacattttttcttaTGCTAGTTAAAATGCTTGAGCCAATATCAGTTAACCAACTACTGAAGATCAAATAAGCTACTATATACCTCAGTATCAAAGCGTACAATACATGTAAAGGATTTCCCGCTGTTGGTTGTGACAGTGACATCTTGGCCAGGCCTGATCTCACTGACTTTAGTTGGTAGGTCTATTGTGTAGCGCTCGTGACCAGTTAATCCTAGAGTTTCTGCATCCTCGCCTGGCTTGAAACACAGTGGAATGATCCCCATGCCAACAAGGTTACTGCAATGAATTCGCTCAAAGCTCTTGGCAATCACTGCTTTCACTCCCTGAGAAAGTTGATAAGTACATGAGAAAGGATTGAGGATTGAATACGAAATTCTACAAAGATATCAACTGCAAGAAAATAAGAACACACCAGAAGCTTGGGACCCTTGGCAGCCCAGTCTCTAGAGCTTCCACTTCCATACTCTGCTCCAGCTAGGACAATTGTGTCCTGCACAGCAGACTTATACCTCTGCAAGTAACAATTTGTCAGAACTAGTGCAAAAAATAGTATGCAACATCATTTTAATGTTACTCACCATTGCTACATCAAAAACATGAAGCTTCTCTCCAGTAGGAATATGAATTGTTTTAGGACCAACTTCTCCATTCAACAGCTTGTTGACAAGTCGAATATTGGCAAAGGTTCCTCTTGCCATCACTTCATCATTGCCTCGACGGCTGCCATAGGAATTGAAGTCCTTGTGATCCACCCCACGCTCAAGCAGATACTTTGCAGCAGGGCTGTCTTTGTGGATACTTCCAGCAGGGGATATGTGATCAGTGGTTATGCTGTCACCAAAGTTGAGCAAGCAGTAGGCATCTTTCACTCTGTGAGGACCTGGTGGCTCTGTAGTCATGTTATTGAAATATGGAGGCTCGTGAATGTAGGTAGAGTTGGGATCCCAAGAGTAAAGAGTGGAAGTGGGAATAGAGAGCTCATTCCACATAGGATTCCCCTTTGTAACTGCCTCATAAGTGCTCTTGAACATATCAGGCAAGACACT
It contains:
- the LOC123225127 gene encoding protein translation factor SUI1 homolog 2-like; the protein is MVDMEGQIPSSLDPLAETKRFANSKGGYVHLRIQKRNRRKSITTIEGLNENFGYSKILKDLKKELCCNGNVVQDKNLGKVIQLQGDQRANVINFLVKEMLADKNQIKVHGFQGRGVV